atttttgaattcgccaacattaatttttttacttgtttaaaAAACTGTTGTATCTTTTTAAACAAGTGGGATTAGGTGAACTCGTGTTAGCTATTCATTAGTTACCATACAGGAACTTTCTTTTCTTACATTTTAATAATTGCTATCTATAAATcagatcaattaattttaatataaaaaaatgtcaaggttttattaacaagttttttttagtaaaaaacaaCTTGGACTGTCCTTAAAATATAGATTgactaaaatgatttttaagataatattttttaagaaaaatattgaaactaAAACATATTGGTTTAACCCAATCAACCCAAATTAACCTACAAAATCCACAATCTAGATTATAGGATTGggataacttaatagaaaaaaaaatcaaaataaattatgaaactcaattctcaatcaatccaatattgaaagatgaaattgaaaaaaaattaaattaaaaataaaaataaaaagcaaataacttGAGTCAATCCAAGTTAATCTGTTAAACTCACAATTTGGTGATtgagataacttcatagaaagtaaatcaaaacaaattataaagctcaattcccaataaatctaatattgaaggatgaaattgaaaaataaaataattaaatgaaagacACAAAAGAATACACGAATCAACCTAGATAACCCGCTAAACCCGTAACCCAAGTAATGAGACcaagataactttatagaaaacaaataaaaagaaattatgaaacttaattctaaataaatcaaatatggaAGTATGCGATTTGGGAAGGAAATCAACTAAaaaggacaatttttttttgaaacttaaCCCGCCAAACCCGCGACCTAGGTACCCGAGTTAATCCGAGTTAACCCACCAAACTCGTAATCCAAGcaatgagatcaagataactttatagaaagcaaataaaaaaaattatgaaacctaattctaaatcaaacaaatatggaAGGATGAGATTTGGGAAGAAAATCcactaaaaaggataaaaaaacaaaatttaacccGCTAAACCCGCGACCCGGGTATCCGAGTCGACCCGTCAAACCCGTGATCTAGGTAATGAGATCAATATagcctcataaaaaataaataaaaagaaattataaagccTAATTCCAAATAAACCAaatgtaaaatgatgaaatttagaaagaaaatcaactaaaaaaaggataaaCAAACCAAAGTTAAACTAGATTAACTAAACTCACAATCTGAATCATGAGACTATAAATAAACTGATTGAaaggataaattgaaaaaataaaaacaaccttaaaatagcaaaaaaaaaaattaagaaaataaatagaaataacagTGTTATATAAGGAGGGAACAATGAATTCCTCTCCTCAATTAGTAgcatattgttaatattttaaaaaaattatttaattaattataacttaatttatAGAAATACACAAAATGTACagcaaaaattatatatattcacctctgtgtttttctgtttttctgtaatattttattttcaagtttgcTTCCTTCTTTTTCATACCGGACCCATCACTATCATCCTGATCTTTTCATGCAATAAATAATTGAAGtggaaagaaatatttaaattccGAACTGTCAATACGGGGCTTGATCAGATTTGAAAGTCTCTCATGCAACCTGAATCCATGGTTATCAACTTGTACAACACAAAAGAtggaaaagaaggaaatttatTTGAGCTGCCAGGTGggattaaaaaattgatcaccCGACAGGCTGTTCAATTGACAAGGAGCAGTTAACTGTCTTCTCCACATGTCCAAAGGTCTACCACGTGAATCTGCAAAGACTTTCTTCAGGTGTCTGCCTCCTGCACAAGTTCTTGCTATACCAGTTAGGTGATATCAGTTTCTGATATACCCATGTCCACAAGGTTTCAACAAAGCAAGAAGTTTGCCGTCAGTTTGATTCaagaattcaaaagaaaagacaGAGTTCAAGGATTTCAAAAACCATATCATACATATTTTCGAATAACAAGTAACAAAATATATACGTATGTATTTATAATCCTAAGTAAGCTCTAAATCCCTGCACAGATAACCAGAAAATCTTAACAGTGTTGACACAGAGAGATTATCACTGCatgaatgattttcttttgtcaAAAGTAACAGATATTTTAACCCCATTTCTACCGTGGCTCTAATAATGAAATGGTGATTTCGTTTTTTGTTGACGAATCGTTCTTGCTTGCGGAAGATTCTGCTTCAACCACGTTCCTTTCTGTAAAAAAACCAGGTTGCTTTGGTTGTGGCAACATCGTGTCACTGCCAAACATGAGAACCACTGTTGACATGGATGGCCTGTCGTCGGGTCGTTGCTGCACACACAAAAGAGCCACATGAATGCATCGCAGCACTTCAGAAAGAGCACAGGATTCACCTAGAATATCATCAATTAGTTCCAGTGGCCTCTCTTCCATCCACAATCTCCAAGCCTGAAACACATGAACAACATATATACGTCAGTTTGTTCGATCCCATTCACATATTTCCAGGCCATGAATATTATTAGCAGACTTCGGAGAGCTCATCTACAGCCCCCTGTGCGTACATGTCCAAGAAGATTGTGTTGATGATCTGGATGGTTAAATCCTCTGTTTTTCCTTCCACTCACTATCTCTAGCACTAAAACACCGAAGCTAAAGACATCTGATTTCACTGAGAAGAGCCCATCAATTGCATATTCAGGGGACATGTAACCACTGCAAAAAAGAGGAAgattttagtaataaaaaataaaatattagacaCAAGCCATGGAGAGGTTATGGTAACCTAGGCATACTTAACTATGTTCCTACaactttttttgtgtttgcctCGGTTTCATCCCCGCCAAACATTCTAGCCAGGCCAAAATCTGAAATCTTTGGGTTCATCTTACTATCTAGCAAAACGTTGCTGGCTTTAAGATCTCTATGGATAATCCTCAGCCTAGagtcttgatgaagataaagAAGTCCTCTAGCAATTCCATTGATAATGTTGATGCGGTTATGCCAATCCAGTTCTTTCCTTCCTGATTCATCTGGAGAATTTCTGATGGAAGTTATATTTTATACCTAAATTCTCTtgccaaaaaaacataaaaatatgaatgataAAGATTATGATAGAGCTGCTGTCACGCTGAGGAGATTCTAACCAAAAATGAAGTAGTCCAAGCTTTTATTGGGCATGTATTCGTAGATTAACATTCTTTCATCTCTTTCGACGCAACAGCCGAGAAGCTTTACAAGATTGCGGTGCTGAAGTTTAGCAATTAAGATTACTTCATTTTTGAACTCTTTCAGTCCTTGTCCAGAATCCTGTGAAAGTCTCTTCACAGCAATTTCCTGCCCCTCGTTCAAATTTCCCTGAAAGAAtcacaaaaacacaaattcgCTGACGCTACGTAAAATTTAATCTTAGAGAACATAAACTTAGCATGATATTACCTTATAAACAGTTCCGAAACCACCCTCTCCAAGCTTCTTGTCAATCGAAAAGTTCTCTGTGGCTTTAATAATAGTTTTCATATCAAATATTGGCAGCTCCATGACTTCgttttcatcttcatcattgCAATCTTTTTCCAGGCTATTTTTCGTCTTCGCTGTAAGAGAAGCAGATTTGATTGCACCAATATTTCAAGCATAACGACTTAAACATTTGACCTGATTTATCCTTCACATATTGCAATGTAGATAACACGCACCCACAACTAAGACTTACCTTTCTTTTTCCTGATGTAGAAGATTAATCCAATTGCAAGCATTGCTATGAAAATAACGGAGCCAAATATGATTCCCAGTAGCTTCTTGTCATTGGAGCTTCTTTCTGCCCCAATATTCCCTgaagcaaagaaagaaaaaacataattagttAGCCAATTTTCTCCTTGTTTCTGCAAGTTTGACCCCTGGCGCTGCTTCTGCAAGGGTTTCTCAGCTAATCATTATCTCAATAGAATGTATAAAATATGGTCAATTGGAATGCTATAATCAAATCTATAAAGTAGGAAGAACATCAAGGAAGGATGGATACCTAGTTCTGAGGCAGCCACTCGGATATAGAGGTCCTGCCCACCATCAGAGAATTCTCTTATGTCAATCAAGGCACTAAACCAAAGGATGCAACCACTTCCTCCTCCTCTGACATCTGAGTTCGCATATGCCGTGCAAGAGCAATTGTTAGAACACAATTCGCCACATTTCTCAAGTCCAATGCTCTTATTAACCGACGCATAAGTCGTATCTGGCAATTTCACTCCTGCGTGCTTCAAAAACCCATCTCCTTTATCACAATCCAACAGAGTCCTTCGAGCACATCCATCAGTCCAATCTAGGAAACTCCAATCTCGAGGAGACTTGGGTTCAAATCCTTGCAAGCATGAACATACAGGAGATTTGTTAATGTTACAACTAGCATACGCACCGCAAAAGGCATAATTGTCACATTGATCAACTATCACAACATAATAAAGCACCCAACTATGCGACCTATCAATCCAGGTGAAGCGCTGTGAAACACCAGACGCATTCAGTACCATCCTTGAAAAAACGGAACTGTTCAGTAGCTCATATTTGTAATAAACGTATGTCTCATTTGATACGAATTCGTATGTGTATACTGGATTTCTCACCATTGCTTGAGCCCCAGTCCAACGAATGCCATTCCATGACCCTGCTCTAAACTGTGTTGCAGACCCTTTCTTAAGGACTAACTGTGGAACCCCATGAAGATCTATCTGAAATGTAAAGTCACCACGAGCAGGATCATCCGTGCTCTTCCAAGATGATAAAAACCAGTCAAAACCAGAGGCCAAGTTTCTTCCAAGCTTCATGCCTGGCAGCAAGGTATCACATGGATAATCAAAGCTCTGCCATAAATACTTGTCTGGGCCATCATCATTTCCATCTTCCACCACAAGGTTACCAGACTCCAAAAGCCTTGCATCTGGAATATTCTCTGCTGCTCTTGATGTATTTGATGCCCAAACAATTCCTTTGGTGCTATTGAGAAGAACAAGATTTCCTTGTGCAGTAACTTTTAGCACCCCCAAATGATCAAAAAGCGGTGCTTCTCTATTAGCTACCCACACAACAGTCCCCGTGGATATCTTCTTGTACCAAATTCCTAAATATCGATTTCTTGAACTACCTGGGCTGAAAAATCCAAGTTCAAAGCTTTCACCTGGTGAAACTATCGTCTGGCCATCACTGATGGGTTGACTAGGAGTTACAGTGTCCAGAGTAGTAGAGGTTCTTATGCTGGAGAGAACAAAAGAGCACAAGAAAAGCAGTCTTTCCAAAGGTTTTTTTGTGGTTCCTTTCATGGTAGATTGCTTCTGTTGCGAGACAGAATCACGTGTATTCAATCTGGACTAGGGAAAAATGATCAACTGAATTGTAACCTGGGCATTAATGGCGTGAAGGTGTTAGGTCCAATTTTGAAAGACATTCGAAAATATAATGAAGTTAGCTATGATTTATGTGTTGGAAAGTCTTAGATgtctttttcttgtattttcacATTTACACGACACATTTCAGCATGGACGACAACAGTGAATTTATCTTCTTGtccttcaaaaaacaaaaaactgtaGGCTAAAGGTTGCGGATAGACTGTCTTTATAATGTagcattttgatatatttaaattaatcaggAAAAGTGTTTGCCTTTTAAATTGTATagtaaattatcataaatattattaagattAATACATTATTAGGTGTCATTGAAGAGtagattatatttgttatcattGAAGagtagattatatttttattaataaaatatacaataaaataactaatttaacCTTGTATAGGTAAATGCCtagggatttgttttttatgtcttgTATTTGAGGGaacttttattattgtattgttttttttattattaacgtgggtgtttgGGCCAATTTgagcgcacctcgactaattttcCAGgttctgaagttaacgaccatgtaagtctctagTGGCACTAAGATTTGTGGGACTCAAACTGATGATTTATAAGGAGCAAACCTATGATCTGACTAGTTGAGCTACATCCCTCCGGGTTTGTattgttggtttttttgttgtattgaaTAAAGTGAGGGTTAGTTTtgtcttttaataaattaaagggatttaaaaaaaattcgctGATGCATGCAAGACACATGTCAGTCGCTTCACCATCTTTGTACGATATATGCGGTTGATTCCAGCAatcaaatatatcattttagaaCGTCTTCAGATTCATCTCTGTGTCTTCCCCATGTAACGGTGATGCGTGtcggtcttttttatttttcctctctctccctcAATTTTTGTGCCccactttttattttcaaatcaccCCCTTAGCTTCTCTTTGTTCAAGATTTTGTCCCTAAtcttttgttgatatttttttaaatcagttcCAATAACACAAGTTACCGGTCTAGTTTTCAATGAGGGATAATTAGTCAAATAGTCAATTCCTACTACCTCAGCTATTCTCTTTGTTTATGTGGAGGATTCAAAGTCCGGGCTCTTGCCTCCAAGTGGAAAATAGTCAGAGGCAGAAGACCATATCATTAATTGATGATCCCAGACAACGACATATTTAATTTGGTGGTTCTACGGCAGGTCGGCCACTCTCTGACTGCCCAGGACTTGATAATCTACggtgtaattaattaaatgcatcGCCACCGTAagctaaacaataaaatttgcaTGCGATGGGCTAAATGAAAAGTTCAGCCGGAATTTAAATGATACAGATCGACATGGATCCTGTCTAGCTAGCTTTTTAGCTGTTATGTTAAACATATAGGAATTTACGTAGCCTGAACTAATTCAGAttaggaataaaaaacaaaacataagtcATGAAAAGGGTCCAAGGAATCCTAATCATACTgtttattcttaataaaaatagtcTGCCATCATttgttttcaaacaaaaaggCTTACAATGGTTTAAATAGGTCCCTCACTaacctaaactaaaaagaaaaaaaaaaaaataccctgagcagataaaaaaataaaggcaaaaTCCATGCATATTTAActagtaaaattaataaaatcgaaaaaacaatatcttctaagtttaattgaaaacattGTAGAACAGAGTGATAAACCAGTCAAATCTCCATATAAAATTTAAGCACGATCCAGAacttagataaaatattatacctaatttcattaaattgaTCATTCGGGGCataaaaacctttttctttgaCTTGAAATTGTTTATATGGTTCATCAAAAGGTGTATTGGCCATTCCCgtaatcaaattataataaatattagtttgttggctgaaaaatagttttttttatatagtttttatagaaaatgaattcctaaaaattagattattttttgatatttggtaatgttatgaaaaataaattaaaaaatattgtccaGTGTTTGATTATGCCATAAAActgaactgaaaaataacttattaattttctttttaagtttattaaaagaatagaaatcaaaactgacaaatgaaaaagttaaaaactaaaaaaaaataatctaatttcataaattattttaaataaaataaatagaaattaaaataacgatgattaaatttgatggattaaaaaatttcatttaaggaaaaaaaaattacaataaaaaactaagaaccgaaattgatataaaaatgtaaaaattttcaaataagctGCTATTAAAATTCAGCAATTATTTGAACATTTTCAAAATGTTAAATTACCAACAGATAAAAAtttcattgattattttaaaaggaaataaaatctGAAAGTCGGTGtcccctctttcttcttctttctcattttaaaCCCTGACCTcattcctttaaattttttgacaGTCCTTCTTTAAAATCCAGCCACCCAACTTTTTAGCGCTATTGCAACTTTCCTCTCTTGGTTTcgtttcttctcttttgttcattaaatattctttgaatctgtaatttttgtttagctttcgattaattgtattatttatttgaagaaaGCAAAGTTTGCTTTTGGCACTGACGCGGAGACTaataaaaaccctaataaaTCCATTGAGGTAATTTCTTTTGACTAATAATTTATCTgtaattgtttttagtgattaaCTCACTGTTTCTAATATGCTTTTTCCGACTAATTATCTTGATTGTTTAGGATGATAAATGCATATTTTAAAtgtgtttctttgattttttttttattttgattgtggatttatttatttttcatgattttttgtttatgtaattATTGGCTTgagaatcataaaaacaaaaaaagaaaagaaaagaaaacgcaGAAAGAAATGTCAATGGAATATTCTTTGCAATGTCAACGAAATAAAAAACCCCAAACAAGCAAGTTTTTGATGAAAGTATTCCATCATCAATTTTATTAGCATTGAAAAATATCAACGGAACCTTTACTATACGCTGACAAAATACTTCAtaggaattttttaattttatgatagtGTGGTTATTACTATCAAGTCTAGTTGAGTAAtggttttaatttaaagtattttttaattagaaatatattaaaatactattttttttatattttaaaaattattttcaaaatcaacacattaaaacaatctaaaaatatataaaatatttttttaaatttaaaaaaatactgtttcaatcatgttttaaaatatactcTACAAATAAGCGATCATAAAACTACGTGGATCCTTAATgatttgcaaaacaaaaaaaagcaggaAAAGAATCGTTGAATCAGttcaatgaaaaaagaaaaaaaaacacaacgaaTGCCCTAGTAACAATGAGACGAAATTGGTTTATAGGGAAAGGAATTCCTTACCTGAAACCCTAAAAGTGGTACAATTCTTGGAACAATGGCCATCCAGAATCTGCTGGgatgaaacaaacaaaattaataataattgagaAGAGGCAGCAGAATCAGTAGGAGACAAAGCTAGCTTGCCTCCAATTTTTTATAACAGTTCCCACAGAAATATACGAAATTGGACACAAAGCCATTGAATCTTCTCTGCAAGGCATTAATGGTGAAGAAATTCCAAGACTCACCTTTTCATTATAGTCAAACATctgttgaggaaaaaaaatgacaaatagtGCAGCTTGTGCAAAAATGTAAAAAtcttccaacttttttttttttcttttccagatCGCACTACAACCATGTATATAGCTGCCGGACTGGAAATGGGGTCGCGTTCACGTCTTGTCCGTTGTTTCTTGATAAGATGAGAATTCTATGGGTGATAATAAATGAGGAAATTGGATTCCCTAATTCTAAGGTAATTAGAAAATTTGATATAGGTTTTTCTCACATTAAATCAAAAcctcaatgattttattattaaactaataaaattaaatacaaaatagtgACGAGTTTGTGCAGATCTTAATACAAaaagctttatttttaaaagaaaattcactGTGTGTTAGAGAGATATAAAACCATTTGTTAAACTTCACCTcacaatttagattttttagttgatatttttttaaaatggtgaCAAGTCGgtgaacaaatttgacagcatgACGTGGAAGTTTGATAAATCGAGTGCATTGTTCTCGTCTACTGGAGAATAAATGTGTCAATAAACCCattgatggacagtttatcgtcaattaattattattaattggaCTAAATTACAATATTTCCCATGACTTGGAGTAAATTCAATGCTTTAAGCAACATCGGTCGCCATGGAATGCGATCATTCTACATGCTTGAAAATGAAAGATGCTAATGGCAAGTTTGTAACGACGTCAATTCATTACAAGTCCGGCAATTATTTTCCTAAATTGGATTTAATTGGAATAATAATTGTCTAATATAATTAGTTtagttttcatattaaaaaattaattcaacccaataacttaaattgttaggtgatgtttca
This is a stretch of genomic DNA from Populus alba chromosome 11, ASM523922v2, whole genome shotgun sequence. It encodes these proteins:
- the LOC118047510 gene encoding G-type lectin S-receptor-like serine/threonine-protein kinase SD1-1 isoform X2, which produces MEWHSLDWGSSNGFEPKSPRDWSFLDWTDGCARRTLLDCDKGDGFLKHAGVKLPDTTYASVNKSIGLEKCGELCSNNCSCTAYANSDVRGGGSGCILWFSALIDIREFSDGGQDLYIRVAASELGNIGAERSSNDKKLLGIIFGSVIFIAMLAIGLIFYIRKKKAKTKNSLEKDCNDEDENEVMELPIFDMKTIIKATENFSIDKKLGEGGFGTVYKGNLNEGQEIAVKRLSQDSGQGLKEFKNEVILIAKLQHRNLVKLLGCCVERDERMLIYEYMPNKSLDYFIFDESGRKELDWHNRINIINGIARGLLYLHQDSRLRIIHRDLKASNVLLDSKMNPKISDFGLARMFGGDETEANTKKVVGTYGYMSPEYAIDGLFSVKSDVFSFGVLVLEIVSGRKNRGFNHPDHQHNLLGHAWRLWMEERPLELIDDILGESCALSEVLRCIHVALLCVQQRPDDRPSMSTVVLMFGSDTMLPQPKQPGFFTERNVVEAESSASKNDSSTKNEITISLLEPR
- the LOC118047510 gene encoding G-type lectin S-receptor-like serine/threonine-protein kinase At4g27290 isoform X1, whose product is MKGTTKKPLERLLFLCSFVLSSIRTSTTLDTVTPSQPISDGQTIVSPGESFELGFFSPGSSRNRYLGIWYKKISTGTVVWVANREAPLFDHLGVLKVTAQGNLVLLNSTKGIVWASNTSRAAENIPDARLLESGNLVVEDGNDDGPDKYLWQSFDYPCDTLLPGMKLGRNLASGFDWFLSSWKSTDDPARGDFTFQIDLHGVPQLVLKKGSATQFRAGSWNGIRWTGAQAMVRNPVYTYEFVSNETYVYYKYELLNSSVFSRMVLNASGVSQRFTWIDRSHSWVLYYVVIVDQCDNYAFCGAYASCNINKSPVCSCLQGFEPKSPRDWSFLDWTDGCARRTLLDCDKGDGFLKHAGVKLPDTTYASVNKSIGLEKCGELCSNNCSCTAYANSDVRGGGSGCILWFSALIDIREFSDGGQDLYIRVAASELGNIGAERSSNDKKLLGIIFGSVIFIAMLAIGLIFYIRKKKAKTKNSLEKDCNDEDENEVMELPIFDMKTIIKATENFSIDKKLGEGGFGTVYKGNLNEGQEIAVKRLSQDSGQGLKEFKNEVILIAKLQHRNLVKLLGCCVERDERMLIYEYMPNKSLDYFIFDESGRKELDWHNRINIINGIARGLLYLHQDSRLRIIHRDLKASNVLLDSKMNPKISDFGLARMFGGDETEANTKKVVGTYGYMSPEYAIDGLFSVKSDVFSFGVLVLEIVSGRKNRGFNHPDHQHNLLGHAWRLWMEERPLELIDDILGESCALSEVLRCIHVALLCVQQRPDDRPSMSTVVLMFGSDTMLPQPKQPGFFTERNVVEAESSASKNDSSTKNEITISLLEPR